CTGGCCGCGCAGATGGCGGCGCGGGCCAACGATGCCGGCATCACCTACATCGCCTTCACCGCGACGCCCAAAGCGAAGACGATGGAACTGTTCGGCCGGCGCCCGGACCCGGACAAGCCGGCCGGGAAAGGCAACTTGCCAGCGCCGTTCCACGTCTACTCCATGCGCCAAGCCATCGAGGAAGGTTTCATCCTCGACGTGCTGAAGAACTACACCCCGTACAAGCTGGCCTTCCGGCTAGCCAGCAACGGCCGCGAGTGGGACGAGGCGGAGGTTGAGCGCAGCGAGGCCATGAAGGGCATTCTGGGCTGGGTGCGCCTGCACCCCTACAACATCAGCCAGAAGGTCCAAGTGATCGTGGAGCATTTCCGCGAGAATGTCGCGCCGCTCTTGAACGGGCAGGCCAAGGCCATGGTGGTGGTCGCCAGCCGCAAGGAGGCTGTGCGCTGGCAGCTTGCCATTGAGAAGTACATCAAGGTCCAAGGCTACAAGATCGGCGCCTTGGTCGCCTTTTCCGGCGAGGTGAAGGACGAGGAGTCCAGCCCGGATCCCCTCACGGAAACCAGCAGGGTGCTGAACCCCAATCTCAACGGCCGCGACATCCGCGAGGCGTTCGCGACGGGCGAGTACCAAATCCTGCTGGTGGCGAACAAGTTCCAGACCGGGTTCGACCAGCCCCTGCTCTGCGGCATGTACGTCGACAAGCGGCTGGCCGGTATCCAGGCGGTGCAGACGCTGTCGCGCCTGAACCGGGCGCACCCCGGCAAGGACACCACCTACGTCTTGGATTTCGTGAACGATCCCGAGGAGATCCTGGCGGCCTTCAAAACCTACCACGACACGGCCGAGTTGGCCGGCGTCACCGATCCCAACCTCGTCTACGACCTGCGCGCCAAGCTGGACGACGCCGGCTACTACGACGACCACGAGGTGGACCGGGTGGTGGACGTGGAGATGAACGCGAACGCGACCCAGTCCCAGTTGGCCGCCGCCCTGGAGCCCGTGGCCGACCGGCTGCTGAAGCGCTACAAGATCATGAAGGAGACGGTCGCGGTCGCGCGGGCGTCCAATGATTCCCGGACTGAGAAGGAGGCGCAGGACGAGATCAGCGCCATGGTCCTGTTTAAGCGCAATCTGGGCGCCTTCCTGCGCGTGTATGCCTTCCTGTCGCAGATCTTCGACTACGGCAACACGGCCATCGAGAAGCGGGCGATCTTCTACAAGCGCCTGCTGCCCCTGCTGGCGTTCGGCCGGGAGCGCGACGGCGTCGACCTGACAGCGGTGACGCTGACACACCACAGCCTGCGGAACCGGGGCAAGCGCACCCTGCCGCTTGGCGATGGCGATAGCCCCAAGTTGGTGCCAATGTCCGAGCCCGGCAGCGGCGAGGTCCACGACAAGGAAAAGGCGCGGCTCAGCGAGATCATCGAGAAGGTGAACGGCCTGTTCGAGGGCGAGCTGAGCGACGACGACAAGCTGATCTACGTGAACAGCGTGCTCAAGGGAAAGCTGCTGGAGTCGGAGATCCTGGTCGAACAGGCGGCCAACAACACCAAGGAGCAGTTCACCAACTCACCCGACCTCTCGAACGAGTTGCTGAACGCGATCATGGACACGCTGGTCGCCCACACCACCATGAGCAAGCAGGCGCTCGACTCCGACAAGGTGCGCAACGGGCTGCGTGACATTCTTATGGGGCCGGCGCAGCTATACGAGGCCCTGCGGTCGCGAGGCTTCCAACCAGCGCACTCGCCGATTTAGCAATGGAGGAAGAGCTCTTCCGCTATTGCTGGACAAGTTCATAAAGCCAAGCGCTTTGTATTGGGAGCCGGTGCTTATAGGTCAGCATACGAAGCGGTGCCGGTTGCAGGGCTCGAACCCATTTCGCCAAACACCCTTTTATATCAACCGCTTAGGCTGTGGATGAATTTCCGCGTGGACTGTTGCCGTGGACTGCGGCAATGGAGCAACACTAGCCGATTCGGAGCGGAAATCAATAGGTTTGCGTGTTGTATTAGGTGGCGCTCATGTGGTGGCGCACAAACGAGGGGCGGGGCGTTTTTGATGCCCCGCCCCCCTGGTTCACGTTGGTCATTCGTCGTCCGGCTCGATAGGTTCGTTGAGTTTGGTTACGACCCTTTCGATCTCGCTCTCAGTAAGCCCTTCCTTAGCGACATAGACATTATTAAAGCTACCATATAGATACATAATAAAATCCGGATTACTTTCGTATTTTATGTTCATTTTTTGAGCGCATTGTTTCATCAGTATTGTTGCTTCATGAAGTTCGTTTGTTCTATTGCGTATTTTTTTAAAAGCATTCAGTGCCCATTTCGGCCATTCGGGAAAATCCGGGAATGGTGGTGGCCCGAATATTTCCATTAGCTTTTCGCGAAACTCATCTCCAAGCTTATACGAAGCGATAAGCTCTCCTTCAGTGTGAAAAATTGCATCGGGAAGATTGTTGTGTGTTCCTAATGACACAATATTTATCTGTTTTACTCGGCCAAATTTATCCCGTTCTGATCTTACAACGGAGTAATAGGTCTTTCCCTTCGCATCTTTCTTTCGGATATACATCTGCCCCTCTGTCGTGGAAAAAATGTAGTGACAACGCCATAAATTGGCTTGACGGCGTCCGGCGACCTCGTTAGTGCTAACTATGTAGTGACAACGCGGTGATGTCAATGTGCGTTGCAGCTGCATATGCGTACTCACGGAGATGCTGAACATGACCGATCAGGCGAACGAAGCTGAATTCCCGAAGGTATTGCCAGCGAACATGGAGAGATTGCAGAAGTCCAAAGAGGGTTATCGGGCCGGTCAGTTTGAGAAAGGGCGTAGAGCTGGAGCCGATTGGGCGCAGGAAAACGCCGAATACTGCCATCTCCGTGCCATCGCGATGCTGGATGAGGTCGATTTCTACACCATGGCCGATGTCGCAATGGCCGGTTTGAAGGATGAACCGGGCGACTACATCGACGGGAATGACATTCGCAACTTCTGGTGCGACCACGTCGAGACGGGTAATCCCAGCGAACCCTTCGTGGTGGGGTTCGTCAAAGGTGTCGTGGACGTGTTCCGCGCGGTCGAGAACGCGAAGTGATCAAAGGGCGGGGCTTCATGCCCCGCCATTCTTTTGTGGAGAGATGCAATGAAGGCCGCATTTACCCCGCGCACCTTCGTCCGAACGGTGAAGCGGCATGAACAATTCGCCGAGTTCCTGAACTCCGCCCGCGTCACCGATCCGGCCGATGCGGTGCTGGACCGGGCCGACGATTTCATCTGGCGCAACGGCGATGAGGTTGACGCCGCCGTCCAGGCGTGGCGCCGTCGCCTGGACGCGCTCCAGTACCGCTATGGCACCATCGACCAATATGATCTCGACGGCGCCAACCGGGCGATGGCGGCGTTCGCATTGTGCGCCATGGTCGACGGTAAGGGCCGGGGGTGGGCGACGTGGTATCTCGCCTTCTCCGTGATGAACATGCGCATCCAGGACGCGATACGCAGACACGGCAAGTCCTTGATACGCTCCGAGGACATGGGCGTTTGGGGCGGGTTGCCGGAAACGTTCACCGTCTATCGCGGCACGAACTACAACGGCGATACGAAGATGGTTCGCGGCACCGCGTGGTCACTCGACGCTGATGAAGCGATGAAGTTCGCCAACGCTGGCAGGTACGCCGCCAAGGACGGCGCCATCTATGCGCTCGACGTGCGGAAAGATGAGGTGCTGTATTATACGGATAGCCGGGATGAACGGGAAATTATCCTATCCCCTGAGTGGCGAGGGCGCG
The Azospirillum brasilense genome window above contains:
- a CDS encoding type I restriction endonuclease subunit R: MTLHKEVEFENDICGHLAAQGWLCDQSDAAAYDRQRALFPADVLAWMQETQPKAWEALTKSHGASAGTVLLDRIRKQMDDRGTLDVLRAGVELLGLRQPLALAQFRPALAMNPELQARYAANRLRVVRQVRYSQHSENAIDLVLFLNGIPVATAELKSDFTQSVEDAVDQYRFDRNPRPKGQGTAEPLLDFPRGALVHFAVSNSRVRMTTKLLGSDTTFLPFDKGDEGGAGNPPNPHGHRTAYLWEEVWARESWLEILGRYVVAKRDGKKRITAIIFPRYHQLDATRRLMRAVLAEGPGQKYLIQHSAGSGKTNSIAWSSHFLADLHDDAHRKLFDSVLVVSDRTVLDAQLQEAIFSFERTTGVVATITGENQSKSGELAKALSGGKKIVVCTIQTFPFALKAVRELAATEGKRFAVIADEAHSSQTGEAASKLKQVLSVEELAELSDGGEIGTEDLLAAQMAARANDAGITYIAFTATPKAKTMELFGRRPDPDKPAGKGNLPAPFHVYSMRQAIEEGFILDVLKNYTPYKLAFRLASNGREWDEAEVERSEAMKGILGWVRLHPYNISQKVQVIVEHFRENVAPLLNGQAKAMVVVASRKEAVRWQLAIEKYIKVQGYKIGALVAFSGEVKDEESSPDPLTETSRVLNPNLNGRDIREAFATGEYQILLVANKFQTGFDQPLLCGMYVDKRLAGIQAVQTLSRLNRAHPGKDTTYVLDFVNDPEEILAAFKTYHDTAELAGVTDPNLVYDLRAKLDDAGYYDDHEVDRVVDVEMNANATQSQLAAALEPVADRLLKRYKIMKETVAVARASNDSRTEKEAQDEISAMVLFKRNLGAFLRVYAFLSQIFDYGNTAIEKRAIFYKRLLPLLAFGRERDGVDLTAVTLTHHSLRNRGKRTLPLGDGDSPKLVPMSEPGSGEVHDKEKARLSEIIEKVNGLFEGELSDDDKLIYVNSVLKGKLLESEILVEQAANNTKEQFTNSPDLSNELLNAIMDTLVAHTTMSKQALDSDKVRNGLRDILMGPAQLYEALRSRGFQPAHSPI